From a single Streptomyces liliifuscus genomic region:
- a CDS encoding beta-galactosidase, which yields MSHPNANASPDPTPSPNPNPNPNPNPKPDPISAPTSTPALAPNPGPPGLADATRGRILFGGDYNPEQWPEETWQEDVRLMKAAGVNSVTLGVFSWAKLEPQPGEREFGWLDRLMDLMHENGIGVVLATPTTSPPPWMGRLHPDTLPRDEDGRTEWWGGRQHFSHSSTTYRRYAAAITEDLAARYGSHPALTMWHINNEYCTYDWGDEAAATFRRWLLDRYGTLDALNSAWGTAFWSQGYGDWEEILPPRHAHYMKNPGQVLDFKRYTSDMLLECYVAERDIVRRYCPNIPVTTNFMPMWVGQDAWKWAAEEDVVSVDIYPDPRDPFGAQNGALIQDMTRSQARGPWMLMEQAAGPVNWRGVNHPKPRGLNRLWSLQAVARGADAVCYFQWRQSRQGAEKFHSGMVSHAGEQGRTYQEVKQLGAELASIGGEVTGSHSEADVAILHEWNAWWAGAQEGRLSSEVDHPQVVRAWHRALWEAHITTDFAHPEHDLSAYRLVVVPQLYLLTDLAIDNLVAYVRGGGTLVSGFLTGVADEDDRVRPGGMDERLRKLFGIRTLHEWWPLDAQETAECDGFRGTLWSEEIETEEGAVAEVRYKGGELDGFPAVLRKDRAWYVSTLPEPAALRGLLAGMASGAGVRPVLDGLPPQVEAVRRGDLLFVLNHGREAVTVQVPGMTYRDLLTGQQVTGSVELGRLGAAVLSP from the coding sequence ATGAGCCACCCGAACGCGAACGCGAGCCCGGACCCGACCCCGAGCCCCAACCCGAACCCCAACCCGAACCCCAACCCGAAGCCGGACCCGATCTCGGCGCCAACCTCGACCCCGGCTCTGGCTCCGAACCCAGGCCCTCCCGGCCTCGCCGACGCCACCCGCGGCCGCATCCTCTTCGGTGGCGACTACAACCCCGAGCAGTGGCCCGAGGAGACCTGGCAGGAGGACGTACGCCTCATGAAGGCGGCCGGCGTCAACTCCGTCACGCTCGGCGTCTTCTCGTGGGCGAAGCTCGAACCGCAGCCGGGGGAGCGGGAGTTCGGCTGGCTCGACCGGCTGATGGACCTGATGCACGAGAACGGCATCGGGGTTGTCCTCGCCACGCCAACCACCTCGCCCCCGCCCTGGATGGGCCGCCTCCACCCGGACACCCTGCCCCGGGACGAGGACGGCCGCACCGAGTGGTGGGGCGGCCGCCAGCACTTCTCGCACTCCAGCACCACCTACCGCCGCTACGCCGCCGCCATCACCGAGGACCTGGCCGCCCGCTACGGCAGCCACCCGGCCCTCACGATGTGGCACATCAACAACGAGTACTGCACGTACGACTGGGGCGACGAGGCCGCGGCCACCTTCCGCCGCTGGCTCCTGGACAGGTACGGCACGCTCGACGCCCTCAACTCCGCCTGGGGAACGGCCTTCTGGAGTCAGGGCTACGGCGACTGGGAGGAGATCCTGCCGCCGCGGCACGCCCACTACATGAAGAACCCCGGCCAGGTGCTGGACTTCAAACGCTACACCTCCGACATGCTCCTGGAGTGTTACGTCGCAGAGCGCGACATCGTCCGCCGGTACTGCCCGAACATCCCGGTGACCACCAACTTCATGCCGATGTGGGTCGGCCAGGACGCCTGGAAGTGGGCGGCGGAGGAGGACGTCGTCTCCGTCGACATCTATCCCGACCCGCGCGACCCCTTCGGCGCCCAGAACGGCGCGCTCATCCAGGACATGACCCGCTCCCAGGCCCGCGGACCATGGATGCTGATGGAGCAGGCCGCGGGGCCCGTGAACTGGCGGGGCGTGAACCACCCCAAGCCGCGCGGCCTCAACCGCCTCTGGTCCCTCCAGGCCGTCGCCCGGGGCGCCGACGCCGTCTGCTACTTCCAGTGGCGGCAGTCCCGCCAGGGCGCGGAGAAGTTCCACTCCGGCATGGTCAGCCACGCGGGGGAGCAGGGTCGTACCTACCAGGAGGTCAAGCAGCTCGGCGCGGAACTTGCCAGTATCGGCGGAGAAGTGACGGGCAGTCACTCTGAGGCGGACGTCGCGATCCTCCACGAATGGAACGCCTGGTGGGCCGGTGCGCAGGAGGGCCGTCTCTCCTCCGAGGTCGACCATCCGCAGGTCGTGCGTGCCTGGCACCGCGCCCTGTGGGAGGCCCACATCACCACGGACTTCGCGCATCCGGAGCACGACCTGTCCGCGTACCGGCTGGTCGTCGTGCCGCAGCTCTACCTTCTCACCGACCTGGCGATCGACAACCTCGTCGCGTACGTACGAGGCGGCGGCACCCTCGTCAGCGGCTTCCTCACCGGTGTCGCCGACGAGGACGACCGGGTACGGCCCGGCGGCATGGACGAGCGGCTGCGGAAGCTCTTCGGCATCCGAACCCTGCACGAGTGGTGGCCGCTGGACGCGCAGGAGACCGCCGAATGCGATGGATTCCGCGGCACGTTGTGGTCGGAGGAGATCGAGACCGAGGAGGGCGCGGTCGCGGAGGTCCGCTACAAGGGCGGCGAACTCGACGGCTTCCCGGCGGTGTTGCGCAAGGACCGTGCGTGGTACGTCTCCACGCTGCCCGAACCTGCCGCGCTGCGCGGGCTGTTGGCGGGCATGGCGTCCGGCGCGGGCGTGCGGCCGGTGCTCGACGGACTGCCCCCACAGGTCGAGGCCGTCCGCCGGGGAGACCTGCTCTTCGTGCTCAACCACGGGCGCGAGGCGGTCACCGTGCAGGTGCCGGGGATGACGTATCGGGACCTGCTCACCGGCCAACAGGTAACGGGATCAGTGGAGTTGGGGCGCCTCGGAGCGGCGGTGCTCTCACCGTGA
- a CDS encoding WD40/YVTN/BNR-like repeat-containing protein, which translates to MRTPRLSRRAVLAGSAAAVAATAVSGAAVSPAVAAPVADGSAYRWRNVVIGGTGFVTGVLFHPSVRGLAYARTDIGGAYRWDDRASRWTPLTDHLGWDDWNLLGVEAIAVDPAHPGRVYLALGTYAQSWAGNGAVLRSEDRGATWSRTDLDVKLGANEDGRGAGERLLVDPRDSDTLWLGTRHDGLLKSTDRGVTWAAVSGFPAKASASGQGVVFLVAVGRAVYAGWGDGDGTSGTANLYRTTDGTAWEAVPGQPSGTAAKVPIRAAYDTHTRELYVTYANAPGPNGQSDGSVHKLRTATGTWADVTPVKPGGTTDGGTAHTFSSGGGSADTFGYGGVAVDARRPGTLVVSTNNRWADIDTVYRTTNGGRTWTSLKDAAVFDVSETPYLKWGDDQPKFGWWIQALAVDPYDSKHIVYGTGATLYGTRDLKRWAPQIRGLEEASVVQLVSPPAGEAHLLSGSRDIGVMYHERLTASPARGMAANPVFGSATGLAQAAAKPSYVVRSGWGDHGNGACSNDGGRTWAPFEAQPDIAKNAPGPIAANADGSALLWSFVHWDGTRYAAHRSTDNGTTWTEISSFPKGATPVADPADPTHFYAYDTDTGTLLASTDSGRSFTARAGGLPSGDAQFKLVAAPGRSGDLWLSAKWNGLYRSTDGGVSFSKVASCWASYTLGFGKAADGADYPAIYQVGSTDTITAVYRSDDEAKTWTRINDDAHQWGWTGEIVIGDPRVYGRVYLATNGRGIQYGEPLR; encoded by the coding sequence ATGCGCACGCCCCGCCTCAGTAGACGTGCTGTTCTTGCCGGTAGTGCTGCCGCGGTTGCCGCTACTGCTGTCTCCGGAGCGGCCGTCAGCCCTGCGGTGGCCGCACCGGTGGCGGACGGGTCCGCGTATCGGTGGCGGAATGTGGTCATTGGCGGGACCGGGTTCGTCACCGGGGTGCTGTTCCATCCCTCCGTACGAGGTCTCGCCTATGCCCGTACCGACATCGGCGGCGCCTACCGCTGGGACGACCGCGCCTCCCGTTGGACCCCGCTCACCGATCACCTCGGGTGGGACGACTGGAATCTGCTCGGTGTCGAGGCGATCGCCGTCGACCCCGCGCATCCCGGGCGGGTCTACCTCGCCCTCGGTACGTACGCGCAGTCGTGGGCCGGCAACGGGGCGGTGCTGCGGTCCGAGGACCGGGGGGCGACCTGGAGCCGGACCGATCTCGATGTGAAGCTCGGGGCCAACGAGGACGGACGGGGTGCGGGGGAGCGGCTGCTCGTCGACCCGAGGGACAGCGACACCCTGTGGCTGGGGACGCGGCACGACGGGCTGCTCAAGTCCACCGACCGTGGGGTCACCTGGGCCGCCGTGAGCGGGTTTCCGGCGAAGGCGAGCGCTTCCGGGCAGGGCGTCGTGTTCCTCGTCGCCGTCGGGCGGGCCGTCTACGCCGGGTGGGGTGACGGCGACGGCACCTCGGGCACGGCGAATCTGTACCGCACGACCGACGGGACGGCGTGGGAGGCCGTTCCCGGGCAGCCGTCCGGCACCGCTGCCAAGGTGCCGATCCGTGCCGCGTACGACACGCACACCCGCGAGCTGTACGTGACCTACGCCAACGCGCCCGGGCCCAACGGCCAGTCCGACGGCAGCGTGCACAAGCTGCGCACCGCGACCGGCACATGGGCCGACGTGACTCCCGTGAAGCCGGGCGGGACCACGGATGGGGGCACCGCCCACACGTTCAGCAGTGGGGGAGGGTCCGCCGACACCTTCGGCTATGGCGGAGTCGCCGTGGACGCCCGCCGCCCGGGCACCCTCGTGGTCTCCACCAACAACCGCTGGGCCGACATCGACACCGTGTACCGCACCACGAACGGCGGCCGTACCTGGACGTCCCTCAAGGACGCTGCTGTGTTCGACGTGTCCGAGACTCCTTACCTCAAGTGGGGCGACGACCAGCCGAAGTTCGGCTGGTGGATCCAGGCGCTGGCCGTGGACCCGTACGACTCGAAGCACATCGTGTACGGGACCGGGGCGACCCTCTACGGCACCCGTGATCTGAAGCGCTGGGCGCCGCAGATCCGGGGCCTGGAGGAGGCGTCCGTGGTGCAGCTGGTGTCGCCCCCGGCCGGGGAGGCGCACCTGCTCAGCGGCTCGCGGGACATCGGCGTGATGTACCACGAGCGGCTCACGGCGTCGCCGGCGCGCGGCATGGCGGCGAACCCCGTGTTCGGGTCGGCGACGGGACTCGCGCAGGCCGCGGCCAAGCCGTCCTACGTGGTGCGCAGCGGATGGGGCGACCACGGCAACGGCGCCTGCTCGAACGACGGGGGCAGGACCTGGGCGCCCTTCGAGGCCCAGCCCGACATCGCCAAGAACGCACCGGGGCCGATCGCCGCAAACGCCGACGGCAGCGCGCTGCTGTGGTCCTTCGTGCACTGGGACGGCACGAGGTACGCAGCCCACCGGTCCACCGACAACGGCACGACCTGGACCGAGATCTCCTCCTTCCCAAAGGGCGCCACGCCGGTCGCCGACCCGGCCGACCCGACGCACTTCTACGCATACGACACCGACACAGGAACGCTACTCGCCAGCACTGACAGTGGCCGTTCGTTCACGGCCCGTGCGGGTGGACTGCCCTCCGGGGACGCCCAGTTCAAGCTCGTCGCCGCGCCCGGGCGGAGCGGTGACCTGTGGCTCTCCGCCAAATGGAACGGGCTCTACCGGTCCACCGACGGCGGCGTGAGCTTCTCGAAGGTGGCCAGCTGCTGGGCCTCGTACACCCTCGGTTTCGGCAAGGCCGCCGACGGCGCCGACTACCCCGCGATCTACCAGGTCGGCTCGACGGACACCATCACCGCCGTCTACCGCTCCGACGACGAGGCGAAGACCTGGACGCGGATCAACGACGACGCCCACCAGTGGGGCTGGACCGGCGAGATCGTCATCGGTGACCCGCGCGTGTACGGCCGGGTGTACCTGGCCACCAACGGGCGCGGCATCCAGTACGGGGAGCCCCTCCGATGA